TTCGAGAGCCGCAGTGCGAAGGACTCGCGGAGGATATCTCGTCGAACCCGTACCGCCACGGCCGGTGGGGGACGTGTGCCGGCCGGTCAGGAGCCGGCGGGGCCGAGCGGCCGCAGCAGCCTCATGCCGTTGAGGACGACCAGCAGCACCGAGGCCTCGTGGACGAGCATGCCGAGCGACATCGTCACGCCGCCGGCCACGACGCCGACCAGCAGCAGCACGACGGTGGCCACGGCGAACGCGACGTTCTGCCGCAGGTTCGCGGCGGCGCGCCGCGCCAGGCGGATCGCGTGCGGCAGCTTGCGCAGGTCGTCTGACATGAGGGCGACGTCGGCCGTCTCCACGGCCACGGCCGAGCCGGCGGCGCCCATGGCCACGCCCACGTCGGCGGCGGCCAGGGCGGGGGCGTCGTTGACGCCGTCGCCCACCATCGCCACGCCGCGCCCGCCGGCGCGCAGCGCGGCGACGACCGCGAGCTTGTCCTCGGGCAGCAGGCCGGCGCGGACGTGCGTCACGCCCACCTCGCGGGCCACGGCGCGGGCGACGGGCTCGGCGTCGCCCGTGAGCATCGCGACCTCCCGCACGCCCAGGCGCCTCAGCTCGTCCACGGCGCGGTCGGCGCCGTGACGCGCCCGGTCGGCCACCCCGATCACGCCGAGGGGCGCCCCGTCCACCAGCACGACGAGGGGAGTGTGCCCTGCGGCGGACAGGAGCTCCGCCTTGGAGGAGGCGAGGGCCATGGCGTCGGCGGTCAGGAGCTCGGCCTCGGAGGAGACCAGGGCCGTGGCGTCGGCGGCCGGCGCTCGTGTCGGCGCGGCCCCGTCGTCGCGCACGCCGACGGCGGCAGGGCCGGGAACGGCGTGGCCGACGACCGCGGGCTGGCCCAGCGGCCCGGCCTCGACGGCCCTCGGCTCGGGGATGGCCGCGGCCCGCGCCGCGACCGCGGCCGCGAAGCGCGGGCTGCCCACCGCCACCTCTCGCCCGTGGACGCGCGCCACGACGCCCTTCCCGGGCAGCGTCTCGGCCTCCACTGGCACGTCGCCGGGCGCGACGCCCGCCTCCTCGGCGGCAGCGACGACGGGCCGCGCCAGCGGGTGGCTAGAGCCCGCCTCGGCCAGCGCGGCGAAGCGCAGCAGGTCGGCGGGCGAGACGCCGTCGACGGGCTCGACCGCGACCACGCGCGGCCGGCCCTGCGTGAGCGTGCCGGTCTTGTCGAGGGCGACGACGTCGACGCGCGCCAGCGCCTCCAAGGTCTCGCCGCCCTTGACGAGGACGCCGTCGCGGGCCGCCCGCCCGATGCCGGCGACCACGGAGACGGGCACGGAGATCACCAGCGCCCCGGGGCAGCCGATCACGAGGAGGGTGAGCGCCAGCTCGACGTCCCGCGTGAGCACGGCTGACAGCGCCGACAGGCCGATGATCGCCGGGGTGTACCAGCGGCCGAACCGGTCCATGAAGCTCTGGGTGCGGCCCTTGGCGTCCTGGGCCTCCTCGACGCGGTGGACGATGCGCGCCAGCGTGGTGTCGGCGCCCACGCCCGTGGCACGCACGCGCAGCAGCCCTGACACCGCGACCGTGCCGGCGAACACGCGCTCCCCGCCCGTCTTCTCGGCCGGCACGGACTCGCCGGTGATCGACGACTCGTCGACGGCGCCGAAGCCGGCGACCACGACGCCGTCGACCGGCACCCTCTCGCCGTGGCGCACGACGACCGTCTCGCCCGGCCTCACCTCGGACGCCGGCACCTCCACCTGGCGGCCGCCGCGGACGACGACAGCCCTCTCCGGCGCCGACGCCACCAGGTCGCGGAGCGCGCCGCGGGTGCGGTCGAGCGTCGCGCCCTCGAGCGCCTTGCCCACAGCGAACAGGGTCGTGACGGCCGCCGCCTCCCACAGCTCGCCGATCGCGACGGCGCCGACGGCCGCCACGCTGACGAGGAGGTCGATGCCTACGACGCGGACCGCGAGCGCGCGCCACGCCTGCACCGCGACCGGCCAGCCGGCCAGAGCGGCGGCGGCCAGGAGCAGCGACGAGCCTACCGACGCGGCGGGCCCGCCGAGGGCGTGGGCTAGGACGTAGCCGCCGGCCGCGAGCAGCGACGCGGCGGCCGGCCGGCGCCAGCCGGGCGCCAGGGTCAGAACGGCGACGGCTTGGCCGTGTACCCGACCTGCGCCACGGCCCTGACGAGGTCCTCGACGCTCGCGACGCTCGGGTCGTGCGCCACCTCGATGCGGCCCGAGTTGAACCGCACCGCCACCTCGCTCACGCCCGGCAGGCGGCCCACCTGCTTCTCGATCTTCGCCACGCACGAGGGGCACGACAGCCCCTCGGCCCGCAGCACGGTCCTCGTGACCTCGTTGCGCGCTCCCGTATCCACCGCTGCCTCCGGTCGGCGCCCTGCCCCCGCCGGCGCGAGGCCGTGGGGCGGCGCCCTCGGCCACGAAGGTAGCCGCGGGCCCCTCCCCGCGTCCTTGACGCCGGTCAAGGCCCGTGCGGCGTGCGGTCGCGCGGTCGGGCGCCTGCCCGTGCGCCGATGGAGACCGCGGCCGTCCCAGCGCCGGCGGTCCGTCGCCGTCACGGCGCGGGGAGGGCCTGCCCACCGTCGAGGCGCGCCACGACGCGGACACCCGTCACCGTCACGGCGCGGGGACGGCCCTCATGTCCGGCTGGGGAGGCTCTCATGCCCGGGCCTATCCTCTAGTTACGAACGCTGCCGGACGAGGCGTTCCACGGGTTCCGGCCCCGACGCCGGGGAAAGGGGTAACGCCCCATGCTCGTGACCATCGGCATCATCCTGTTGGTGTTGTGGCTGTTGGGCCTGGTGACCAGCTACACGCTAGGCGGCTTCATCCACGTGCTGCTCGTCGTCGGCTTGATCGTCATCCTGATCAACCTCTTCACCGGACGCAGACCCGTCTGACCGACGGGGCGGCTCGCGCGCGGCGGGCCGCCCCGGCACGCTAGCCCCTATCCCGGGCCGGCCGCGCGCGCCTCGCCCACGTAGGCCAGGCGCACGAGCAGCGGCCGGTGGTCCGAGCCGCCGTCCCACGGACCTATGCGCGCGTCGACCGCCCGCCACTCCGCGGAGTGGAATACGTAGTCGATCCTCAGGAGCCAGTTGGGTACCGGTATCCCGAACGGCGTGGGCTTGAGCGGCCCTCCGGGGAACGTCTGCCCGAACCCGAACCCGGCCTCCAGCCAGGCGTCGGACAGCACCGAGCTGACCGTCTCGTAGGCGGCGCTGCGGGGCGTGGTGTTGAAGTCGCCGGCGGCGATCAGCGGCCTATCGCGCTGCAGGGCGAACCGGCGGATGCCCTCGGCGACGCGCTCGCGCTGGCGCGTCGTGTACGCGATCTCGCTGGGCCAGTCGGGCAGCGTGCGCGGGATCGACAGGTTGTGGACGTTGATGAGCACGACGTCGCCCCACGTGAGGCTCACCTGCGTGAGCTGCGGGTTGCGGCGGCCCATGCCCTCGAGGGGCCTCAGCAGGGGCGTGAGAGGGACCTTGCTGAACACTCCCAGGCCGTCCCAGCCGCTCGCCAGCACCAGGTCGTCGTGGGGGTAGGTCTCGCCGATCAGCGCCCTCAGGCCCTCGGCCATGGTCACGGAGAGCTCCTGGAGCGCCACGACGTCGGCGTCGGCTGCGAGGATCGCGCGGGCGACGGCCTCGGGGTCGCCGTTGTCGGCGTGGAGGTTGAACGTCAGGAGGGTGAGCGTCGGGGTGCCGGCCGGCACCGGCTCGACCTTCACCTCGCGCGGCAGCAGGGCCTGACCGAAGAGCGTGAGGAACACCGCCGCCGGCACCGTGGCGGCCGCGAAGAGGCCCCAGCGACGCCACCGCAGCCCGGCGAGCAGCACGAACGGCACGGGCAGGAACAGGTAGGGAGCGACGCTGTTGAGAACGAACATCCACCAGCGCGTGTCGCCGAGGTAGCCGTGGGCCACCCACCAGACGACTGCCGGGAGCAGCGACAGGTAGGCGACGACGACGAGGAAGGCGCGCCAGGGCCGGGCCTCGGACATCGCCAGAGGTTACCGCGGAGCGCCGCGGACGCTGTTCTCGAGGGCCCCGATCACGATGCCCGCCGCGACGGCGCCGACTGGGATCACCGCAGCGAGGGACCTGCGAGGACGGGCCCGCGGTCACGACGTGGGAGCTCCCAGCTGCGGCCCCCAGCGCACATGAGAACGCGTTCCCGTCTTTGAAATCGGAATGATTCCGAGATAGAGTGGGGTCATGCAGACACCCGGGTCCCGCCTGGCCGAGGAGCTGGCCGCCGAACGGGCGAAGGTGC
The window above is part of the Trueperaceae bacterium genome. Proteins encoded here:
- a CDS encoding cation-translocating P-type ATPase; amino-acid sequence: MQAWRALAVRVVGIDLLVSVAAVGAVAIGELWEAAAVTTLFAVGKALEGATLDRTRGALRDLVASAPERAVVVRGGRQVEVPASEVRPGETVVVRHGERVPVDGVVVAGFGAVDESSITGESVPAEKTGGERVFAGTVAVSGLLRVRATGVGADTTLARIVHRVEEAQDAKGRTQSFMDRFGRWYTPAIIGLSALSAVLTRDVELALTLLVIGCPGALVISVPVSVVAGIGRAARDGVLVKGGETLEALARVDVVALDKTGTLTQGRPRVVAVEPVDGVSPADLLRFAALAEAGSSHPLARPVVAAAEEAGVAPGDVPVEAETLPGKGVVARVHGREVAVGSPRFAAAVAARAAAIPEPRAVEAGPLGQPAVVGHAVPGPAAVGVRDDGAAPTRAPAADATALVSSEAELLTADAMALASSKAELLSAAGHTPLVVLVDGAPLGVIGVADRARHGADRAVDELRRLGVREVAMLTGDAEPVARAVAREVGVTHVRAGLLPEDKLAVVAALRAGGRGVAMVGDGVNDAPALAAADVGVAMGAAGSAVAVETADVALMSDDLRKLPHAIRLARRAAANLRQNVAFAVATVVLLLVGVVAGGVTMSLGMLVHEASVLLVVLNGMRLLRPLGPAGS
- a CDS encoding heavy-metal-associated domain-containing protein, with the translated sequence MDTGARNEVTRTVLRAEGLSCPSCVAKIEKQVGRLPGVSEVAVRFNSGRIEVAHDPSVASVEDLVRAVAQVGYTAKPSPF
- a CDS encoding lmo0937 family membrane protein, producing MLVTIGIILLVLWLLGLVTSYTLGGFIHVLLVVGLIVILINLFTGRRPV
- a CDS encoding endonuclease/exonuclease/phosphatase family protein, which codes for MSEARPWRAFLVVVAYLSLLPAVVWWVAHGYLGDTRWWMFVLNSVAPYLFLPVPFVLLAGLRWRRWGLFAAATVPAAVFLTLFGQALLPREVKVEPVPAGTPTLTLLTFNLHADNGDPEAVARAILAADADVVALQELSVTMAEGLRALIGETYPHDDLVLASGWDGLGVFSKVPLTPLLRPLEGMGRRNPQLTQVSLTWGDVVLINVHNLSIPRTLPDWPSEIAYTTRQRERVAEGIRRFALQRDRPLIAAGDFNTTPRSAAYETVSSVLSDAWLEAGFGFGQTFPGGPLKPTPFGIPVPNWLLRIDYVFHSAEWRAVDARIGPWDGGSDHRPLLVRLAYVGEARAAGPG